In Streptomyces sp. TLI_146, the genomic stretch GGCTGCGCGGGGGGCTGGTCGATGTCGCCCTGACCCGGGCGCCGTTCGACGAGACCGCTCTGATGACGCGTGTGCTGCGCACCGATCCGGTCGGTGTGGTCCTGCGCGCCGACGATCCGCTGGCCAGCCGCGACGGGCTGCGGCTGGCCGAGCTGAGCGACCGCCGCTGGTTCCAGTTCCCGCAGGACACCGACCCCCTCTGGCAGGCGTACTGGAACGGCGGCCGGCCACGCCAGGGCTCAGTGGTGCGCGCCGTCCAGGAGTGCCTGCAGGCCGTGCTGTGGAACGGCACGGTCGGCCTGGCCCCGCTCGGGTACGACCTGCCCGCGGAGCTGGCGGTGGTGCCGCTGGTCGACATGGCACCGAGCCGCGTGGTGGTGGTCTGGAACGAGGGCGACACGAACCCGTTGGTCCGATCCTTTGTCGAGATCGCGACGGCCGCGTACCACCGGTGAGTTCCGGCGATCGGTGCTGCTGCGGACGGGCGCGATCACACGGCGCTCGCCCTGTCGTCGTGTACGCAAGGCGCCCAGAGTGCTTCGGCAAGCAGCATCGCGATCAGAACGAGCACCAGGGCGAACAACTCGGCCAGGGAAGAGAGACGCGTCCCGAGCGGGATCGTGGCGAGGACGGCCGCGGCGCCGGCCGCGCGGAAGCGCAGGGGCGGGATGTGCAGCACCGCGCGGAAGGCGACGTTTCCCGCGAGGAACAGCGCCACACCGCCCGCCAACGCGATGGCCGGCGCCGTCGGGAGGTGGTCCGGGAGGTGCCCGACGGACTTCTTCACCCCGGCCGCGAGCACCGCGACGCCGAGCAGCATCGGTACGAAGCTGTAGTAGTACGCCAGCATCGTCACCCGGAACCTGGCCAGCCCGGACACGGCCCGCAGCGCCTGCTCGGCGGCCTCCTCGTCGCGGATGAAGTAGGTCCACCACAGCGCGGTCGTCAGGGCGAGGGCGAGCACCACGCCGCCGAACAGGCCCCAGTCCAGCCTGAGGTCGCCGGAGCCGACACCGATGGCGATCACGGACTCGCCGAACGCGACGATGAGGAGCAGCCCGTGACGCTCCACGAAGTGCGCCGGGTCGAGTTCGCCGACGCGGCCCGTCACGGGGACGCGGTCGCCGTCGACGTCGGTGGTGATGCGGCTGGAGAGGACGGGAGTGATGGCCTGCAGGACCAGCGCGGCCAGCCAGAGCGTTTCGGCGGCCCGGCCGCTCACGGTGCCCGCCGCCGTGACGCACAGCGCGGCGAGGACGTTGGTGAGCGCGAAGCTGAGGACGTGCCGACCGTGCAGGAGGGCGTACAGGGCGCCGTGGACCACGGTGACCAGGAGGTAGCCGAGGCCGAACGCGACGCCGTCCGTGGTGAACACCCGTGGGATGGCCAGGGCGCAGGTGAGGAAGCCGCACATGCCCAGGATCAGCGGAATGCGGCGGGCATTGGTCTCGGGCGGCACCTGGTTGGTGAGGTAGGCGTAGGCGCCGTACATCCAGAAGAGGACGGCGAAGATCAGCAGCACCCGGCCTGCCTGGGCGAAGGACAGGTCGTGGCTGAGCAGCACGGTCAGCTGTGTGATCGTGAAGACGAAGACGAGGTCGAAGAAGAGCTCCAGGGTGGAGACCCGGCGCCCCACGGCGCTCTCGCTCGCCCGCGCCGGGCCGTCGACGGCAGACATACGTTTCCCCCAGTAGGCATGTCGTTCCCATGTGCGGCCGACACACTAGCCCAGCCGAACGAAGACGCCCCGGCCCGGCGGCGGGCGGCCGCAGCCAGCCAAGGCCGGTCGGCCGTAGTACCAGTGGAGTGCCGGCGGCCATCACCCTGCGGTGATCGAACCCGCAAGGTTCGAACCGCCGCCGACCCGACGGCATGGGGTCATCGTCGGGCAGCGCGGGCCCGCCCGTCCGCCTCGCAGCCCAGTTGCCCATCGACTCACCTACGTCGAGGTGGTCAGCGCTGGAGGTGGGCGCGGAGGAGGTTGGGGTTCGTGCCGGTGAAGTAGGCGGCGCTCGGGACGTAGACGGCGTGGCCGCGTACCGCCACCGAGGTGGGGTTGGACAGACCGTCGCCGCCGGTGAGTACGGTGTGGTGAGTGCCGTTGGCGGCGATGTAGACCGCTTCGTTGCGGACGTTCAGGGTGGCGATCACGGCGTCGCCGTGTCCGGTGAAGGCGAAGTCGTCGATGCCCGGCAGGCCGCTCGCGCGGACCTCGGCGGGTCCGGCCGTGCCGTTGCGGCGGATGGGGATGCGCAGCAGGGTGCCGGTGTCGGTGTTGCTGACCCAGACGGCGTGGTGGTGCACCTTGAGGCCGTTGGCGCCGAACGCGGTGGGGGGCTTGAGCAGCTTGTCGTCGGACCAGGTCCTGACGGTGCCGCCGTGCGTCGCGACGGCGTGGACCACGCCGAGCGCCGAGTCGGCGGCGTAGAGGCAGTGTTCGTCCTCGTCGAGGGCGAGGCCGTTGGGGAAACCGGTCACGGGGAGGGCGGCGATCCGCTCGGGCCGGCCGCCGGGGCGCAGGCGCCAGATGCCGTGCAGGGCCTTGGTGCCGGTGGCGTAGCCGAAGTAGAGCGTGCCGTCGTGGGCACGGGCGATGCCGGTGACGAGCGCCTTGCCGATGAGCGCCGTGTGGGGTTGGGCGGGGGCGGGCAGGGTGGCGAGGATGGCCAGGTGGCCCTTGCGGTCGACCCGGGCGATCTGACGTGCGAAGGACAGCGTGAGATCAGCGGAGCCGTCCGGCTCAAGGGCGATGTTCTCGGGCTGTTGTCCCTTGGCCAGGTCGAAGTGCCGGACGGTGCGGGGGTGGGACAGCGGGGGCGAGACGGCGACGGCCGGGGTCGCCGCCGAGAGCGCCAGGGCGAGGCCGGCGAGGACAGCGCAGGCGGGGCGGAGGGGGCGCCGGGCGGGCCGGGGCGGCTGGGACATGGTTTCTCCTCATCCGGTCAACTGGTCGAGTCGATGGGACGTCGACCGTCGGGGTGAGCGTGGTGCGTAGGTCAGCACAGCACGCCCGTTGCCGCGCCGCCTCTGGCCCGTCGTCGCGAACGCCGAATATCCCCCGGTTGGCCGCCGCCACGTGGGGCGGCACGGCCCTGCTATGTCGGCCGCCCGGTGTGGGCCCGGTCAGCATTCCGAGGTGGCTGGATACCCGTACCGCGTGGTTTACCCGCGGTGGCTGGATACCGGTACAGCGAGGGTTTACCCGGGGTTCCTCCCCTGGTTTGACGCGTGTTTCCTGACGTGCTGCCATGCTGCGGGTGCCCCGGGGAGGGGGCAGACGGTCCAGCGTTCGGTGGCCGCAATACGGATGGGGGAACCGATGCACGCAGGTAAGACGGGCTGGTCACTCGTGATGGCCTTTGCCGCCCTCGCCACGGCCGCCGGGGGCGCGTCCGCCGAGGGGAAGCCGTTTCCGGCACCCGAGATGGTTGCCGCTCAGAAGGTGACCGCGCCGAACGTGGTGGTCCTGAGCTACCGGTGCAAGCCCAACGCCGGGCGCACGCTCAACATCGGGCTGACGGCTGAGGGCACCGCCGCCAACCAGTGGGTGGAGGGCAAGCAGCTCGTCTGCAACAACAAGACCCAGCGCTTCACGGCCGTGATGACCGAGTACCAGAACGGGCATAACCGCAAGCTCAAGCCGGGAGAGCGTGCGACCACCTGGCTGTCGATCTACATCGACCATTCCGATCCGGTAGCCCGTCAGATGCGCACCCTCACCGTGGGCTGACTTCCGAGCCAGGAGATGGTCGTCTGGGGGGGGCAGGCGGGCGTGCCGAGGACAGCGGTGGCCTCGGCGTGGGCCTCGCGCGCCGCTGCCCACCGGCCGGCCCGCGCGCAGCACAGGCCCAGGGTGCCCAGTGCGTTCGCGAGGTCGGGGCCGGACCCATGGGGTGATTCGGCGGCCAACTGCCGGTAGAGGGCGACCCCTTCGTGGGCGTGCTCCATTGCCCCTGCCGTGTCGCCCGTCGCCAGGAGGTGGGCGGCGAGGTTGACCACGGCGTCGGCCGGCATGGCTTCGTATCCACCGGGCGCCGACGCGACTTGGCGGCGGCGGATCTCCACGCCCTCGCGTGCCTGGGCCAGTGCCGCGGTGTGCAGGCCCAGGTCGCCCAGGGCCCTGCTGAGGTTGTCGAGGGCCCCCGCCAACTCGACGTCGGGTGGTGGAAGGCCGTCGCCCTTCACCAGCGCTACCTGGGCAAGCCGCCGGAACGAGAGGGCGAACGCGGCGCGCACGCTGTCGTCGTAGTGCAAAGAGCCCAGCCGCGTACGGGAGTCGGCCAGTTCGGCGGCGAACGCGGCCAGCGGGAGCCCGGGGTCGCCGGTCAGGCGGGCCGCGGGCCCGGCCCGGCCCGGCTCCGGGGGGCGTGACGGGCGGGCGTCTTACGCCGCCGCCACACCCCCGACCTAAGCCACCTTGATGATCAAGACCCGCCGGAGCGGGGCCTACGTGAACAAGCCACCCGGGTGGTTCAGCGCAGCCCGGCGAAGAGGTCGTTCTCCGGCACGGCCGCGCCGGTGGTGTCCTGGATGCGTACGAAGGTCTCGACGCCCATCAACTCGGTGAACCTCTCCTGGCCCATCTTGAGGAAGAAGATGTTCTCGCCCTGGCTGGCGTGTGCGGCCAGCGCGTCGAACTTCTGGGCGCCGAACGCGGTGGTGTCGACCCAGGTGGTGATCTCCTCGTCGGGGAGTCCGATCTCGGCCAGCGCGGCGGCCTCGGCAGGATCTGGTTCCTGCCCGTCACCGAACTCGCGCATGACCTCTCCGAACCGCTGCATCATCGAGCGGGGCGCCGTCGTCCAGTACACCTTCGGCGTCAGCCCGGTCATCTCCAGCGCTGCCATCGTGATGCGGTTGGCCTGGATATGGTCGGGGTGGCCGTAGAAGCCGTTCTCGTCGTACGTGACGATCACATCGGGTTGGTAGCGCCGCAAGAGTTCCGCGAGTCGGGCAGCGCCCTCCTCGACGGGTGTCCGCCAGAAGGAACCGGGGGCGTCATTGGTCGGCCAGCCCATCATCCCGGAGTCGGCGTAGTCCAGCATCTCCAGATGGCTGACCTTCAGGATGTCGCAGCTGCTCTCCAGTTCCTGACGCCGCATCAAGGCGACGGCCGCCGGGTCGTGTCCGGGCTCGCCCGGCTTGACGCCCCCTGGCCCGTCACCGCAAGCGCCGTCGGTACACGTCACGAGGACCGTGCGCACGCCCTCCGCCGCGTACCGTGCCAGGACCCCTCCTGTTCCCGTGGCCTCGTCGTCGGGGTGGGCGTGTACCGCCATGAGCGTCAAGGGTCGGCTAGTCACGAAAAGTCCTCCATGGTGACAACGTCTCGGTCCGGGGCCGCCGCGCGCATGAGTGGTCGCCCCGTCTCCGTCGGATGACCGGGCGTACCGCGAACCCGAGGTGTCCCGTATCGCGACAGGACGGTCTGTTGATTTCCCTGCTCCCCGCCCGCGCGGCACCGGTCTCTTTCTTGTTCTTGGTGCAACAACGCCGCGCGGACCGGTTGTTCCCTCCGTATATCGGCACGCCTCCGGATCAAGGGGTCAGGCAGAAGCCGCGGGCCGGGGCGGCGCGGGTGTGGGTGTCGGGGGAGAGGTGCGCGGCAGGGTGCCGGGGGCCACGCCGAACAGCGGCGGGACTGAAGAAACAGGGTGATCTGTTAATTGTGGCCTCCGTCATTTACGGTTAGGCGAGCCTAACCTAATCGCACCTCGTGCGTCCCTTCGCAGGGCGCTCGCGGGGTCCGCCATGCCTCCACGAAGGAACAGGAACGCCGCATGAGACCCGAGTCCACCACCCTCGCTTCCCCCGTACCCCTCACGCCGCCCTCGCGCGCGGACGTGTACACCGAGACCGTGGAGGGCTTCGGCACCCTCCGCTTCACACCGGTCGATCCGGCCGCGGACTGCGCCGTGCTGCACGCCTGGGTCGTGCAGGAGCGGGCGCAGTTCTGGGGCATGAACGGCGCCAGCCGGGAACTGGTCCAGGAGATCTACGAGGACGTGGACCGCCGCGACACCCATCACGCGTTCCTGGTCCGCCTGGACGACGAGCCGGTGGCCCTGTTCCAGACGTACGAGCCGACCGAGGACCGCATCAGCGAGTGCTACCAGGTACAGGAGGGCGACATCGGCGTCCACCTGATGCTGGCACCGGTGACGGACCGGCCCCGCCCCGGCTTCAGCCGCACCCTGGTGGACGCGCTCATCCGCTTCACGTTCCGCGACCCGGCCGTCCGGCGCGCGGTGGCCGAGCCGGACGCCCGCAACGAGAAGGCCGTCGCACTCCTGAACCGCCTCGGGTTCGTGCGGCAGGGAGAGATCACCCTGCCGGAGATCGACCTGCCGGAGGTGTATCTGCCGGCGAAGCGGGCGGTCCTGGCGTACCTGGACCGTCCGGCCGTACTCCCTCCGGTGGTGGCGGTGCAGCCGTAGAACCATGGCCGATAGCGGAGACCGTGTCACCCGCTGAACAGGGCACCGCCTCACCGCCTCACCGGCTTTCTGTGGAAGCCCCGTCCCTACGATTCGCCGGCGGCCGTGCGTTCGCCCTGTACGTACGGGTCCGACTCCACGTCGTAGGTGCCCGCATGGCCGGCCAGCTGGTCCACGATGCGTTCCCACTCCGCGAGTTCGGCGGCCCGGCGTCCGCCGTCCGGCTCGGCCGACGGTTCCCCGATGTCCTCCGGCGCGGGGCTGTCGGCACGCGCGGCCAGGCGGTGGAATGCCTTCGCTGCCTCATGATGGTTCATTCCCTGGGCCTGGCGGCGTACCGCCGCCCGCCCCGTGCGCTCGGCCTCGGTGGGTCCCTCCACCGCCGACTCGGGGTCCGGCAACGGCTGCTGGTAGGACATCGGCCCTCCTCCTGTACGGACGGCGACGCGCCGACGCCGCCTCGCTCCCGTGCCCCCTACCCCGTCCTCACCCGTATACGTCAGGGCTCCGGCCCGAGGGCGGGCGTGCGCGGTCAGGGTTCGCCGACGTCATTCCTTACGCTCAGGTAGACCTTCAGGTACATCCCGTGAAGGTCACGAGACCCGCCGCAAGCGCGCTCCAGCCGGTCCAGGCCGGTGGCTCCCGGCCCCGGTGGATCGCGGCGGCCGCCGCGAGCAGGGAGAACGCGAAAATGGAGAGCATTAGTCTGGGCGGTATGCCGACGCTGTCTCTGTCCCCCCTGACTCTTTCGCGAGCCGAGGTCGCGGAGGTGGTGGGCATCTACGCGAGCAACCCCGCGTACTGCCGCGCCGCTGGTGAATACGACCCCGACGACATCCGCATCGATCGGGTGGAAGCGGATCTGCGAGAAGAGATGGGCACGGCCGGTGTCGAGGTGCTGCTCGCCCGTGCCCCGCAGGGCCGGGCGGCGGGCGTGGTGTCTCTGCTGCACGAGCACCCCAAGGACGGCTATCCATGGATCGGTCTGCTCATGGTGCACGGGGACCAGCAGCGACGCGGGACGGGCCGGCTCCTGGCGCACCTGATCGAGAACCGCTTCCGCGAGCAGGGCAGGGACGCCGTCCGTCTCGCGGTTCTGGAGAACAACCCGACGGCGTTGGCTTTCTGGCACTCGCTCGGCTGGCAGGAGATCGACCGCCGTCTCGACGTCCAGCACGCGCGGCCCTGCATCGTGATGCACAAGCGACTGACCTGACAGGACAGAGCGCCGATCCCGGGCCCGGGTCGCCGAGACGGCCGCAACCCGTGACGAACCGGCGATGTCGGCACGTGGACGTACGAGGGCGATGGCCGGGCCAACACCCACGGTCCCGGCGGAGACCACTCCGTACCGCGATCGGGGTCTCAGCCACCGAACCGGTCGTCGAGATCGGTGTGGAAGTCGGCACCGACGAGTCGGGAGAACTCCGTGTAACTGTGCTGCGGGGGACCACCGGCGGGCGTGCCCGCGGCCCGGAGGTGGGACAGGGCGTCAGCGACGGCCCGCGTCGCGGTGAACAGAGCCGTCACGGCGTACAGGGCCAGGGAGAAGCCGAGTTCCTGGAGGTCCGTGGCGGTCAGTCGGGTGGTCTCGTTGCCGTCGACGACCGAGACCACTTTCGGGCCCTCGACCGCCGCGGCCACCGCCTCCAGTTCGCTGATCTCCTTGATGCCGTCCACGAAGACCAGGTCGGCACCCGCGTCCTGGTACAGGCGGGCGCGCCGGATCGCTGCGTCGATTCCCTCGGCGGGGAGGGCGTCAGTGCGGCCGATGACCAGCATGTCCGCCGACCCGCGTGCCTCCAGCGCGCACCTCAGACGCTTGACGCTGCTGTCCTCGTCGAGCAGCCGCACACCGCTCGTCTGGCCGCACCGCTTGGGCATGGCCTGGTCTTCGAGGTGGATCGCCGCCGCACCTGCGCAGAGGAATTCGTGCACGGTACGGTCGATGTTGCTGGGGCCGCCGTAGCCGGTGTCGGCATCCGCGATCACCGGGATCGCCACCGCACGCGTCATGTTGCGTGCGTGCTCGGTCATCTCGGTTTGGCTGAGCAGCCCGATGTCCGGCATTCCCAGTCGGCTGGCCGTCGCGCCGAAACCCGTCATATACACCGCGGGGAAGCCGGCCGCCTCCACGAGCCGCGCGGTGATCGCGTCGGGCGCTCCCGGGGCCAGAACGATCTCCCGGCCCTGCAACAACGTCTTCAAAGCCGTGCCACCGGTCAACAGAACCCTCCAGCCATGTCTGGATCATGACGCCATGGGCAAGGAATGCCGCTATCCGGGGCGTTGCTTGCCCATGCAACGGTAGCTCTTCCCGTGAACGGCTGTGGCTGGCGGGGCAGTTGTGGGGGGACGGTGTTTCACTCGCGGCCGTATCCGAGGTCCTGCGCGCGGCAGCCGCCGCTCAGGCTGTGGGCCGTCGGGTGGGTCAGGTGTAGTGGAGAGGGCAGGCGTTGCGCAGGCTGTGTTCGGCTGCGCGGAGGTACACCGCCGTGTAGAAGGCGGCGTCGAGGTTGTCCAGCCACGGGCCTGGGTGCGTGCGGGCTGCCCGCTGGACTTCGGTGCCGGCGAACCAGTTGGTGAGGTTGAGGTTGTCGCAGTACGCGGGGATCTGCGGCGGCAGCGCCAGCTGGCCGGCCAGGGTCCGGGCTGCGGCGAGGACCGTGTGGGCGGATTGCGCGATCGTGGTGTCGGGGTGGAGCGAGGGCACGCGCAGTTCGAGGGGCTGGGGAAGGCTGATCGGCAGGAGCAGCTCCCAGCCGAGGAGCGCGTCGGTGTGATCCTGGCCGTCGGGCTGAGTGCGGCACAGGGTGGAGAAGCTGTCCATGGGGCGGTTGAGCTTCTCTTCGAACGTGGTGCCTGATCCCGGGACGAAGTCGTATGGCTGTGGGGGCATGAGCGGCGGCAGCTTGAGACGTGCCAGTTCGGCGGTGAGGGCGCGGGCGGTGGGCTTGAGGACTTCTTCGTCGTCCCAGTCGTCGGAGGCGACGCTGACCAAGTAGATACCCATGGTGCGGAATCTACGGTCCGGCACTGACAAGGACGCACCGGATCGAGCCTCGTCAGGACGTATCGCCAGGCAGTATTTCCCGCTCTGCGTCACAGCGGACGTCGTGCCGCCGTGCCCAGAGCAGCGCATGCCCGCTGTCTCCCTACGGGGCGGGCCCCGCTCGGCGGGCAAGGCGGCAAATGCGGTGGTGAACCGCCGCCGGGATGCGCTAGCGTCGAAGCGTACTTGTTGCCGCCGTTGGGAGAGGCCCGTGCGCCGCTGAGGTCCGAGACACCGTGCACGCCGTTCGCGTGCCGACAGGTGTGACCTCGCAGGGGAGCCGTCTGCGGGCCGGTTCATGCTGCCCGGCCCTGCCCTCGCTTGTGGCGCCTTCCTTCCCTCGTGCCATCCGCGGCCTGCGGCGGATGCGCGGTGTCTCCACGCTCCGGCCCCCGCCACCAGTACACCCAGGGGAGACACCCACTCATGACCACACACCTGTCCGCGCCCGTCCTGTGCACCGGGCTCACGTTCACCTGGCCCGACGGGACATCCGTCCTGAAGGATCTGACCTGGACGGCCGGCGACGGCCGCACCGGCCTGATCGGGATCAACGGGACCGGGAAGTCCACTCTCCTCAAGCTCGCCGCGGGCCGGCTCACTCCGGCCGCGGGTTCCGTGCGGGTGACGGGCGAGCCCGGCTACCTCTCACAGGACCTGACCCTTGACGCGAGCCTGCCCGTCGACGTGGTCCTCGGTGTGGCCGAAGCCCGTGCCGCGCTGCACGCCATCGAGTCCGGCGATGCCGACGAGCGGCACTTCAC encodes the following:
- a CDS encoding low temperature requirement protein A, which codes for MSAVDGPARASESAVGRRVSTLELFFDLVFVFTITQLTVLLSHDLSFAQAGRVLLIFAVLFWMYGAYAYLTNQVPPETNARRIPLILGMCGFLTCALAIPRVFTTDGVAFGLGYLLVTVVHGALYALLHGRHVLSFALTNVLAALCVTAAGTVSGRAAETLWLAALVLQAITPVLSSRITTDVDGDRVPVTGRVGELDPAHFVERHGLLLIVAFGESVIAIGVGSGDLRLDWGLFGGVVLALALTTALWWTYFIRDEEAAEQALRAVSGLARFRVTMLAYYYSFVPMLLGVAVLAAGVKKSVGHLPDHLPTAPAIALAGGVALFLAGNVAFRAVLHIPPLRFRAAGAAAVLATIPLGTRLSSLAELFALVLVLIAMLLAEALWAPCVHDDRASAV
- a CDS encoding GNAT family N-acetyltransferase, whose amino-acid sequence is MKVTRPAASALQPVQAGGSRPRWIAAAAASRENAKMESISLGGMPTLSLSPLTLSRAEVAEVVGIYASNPAYCRAAGEYDPDDIRIDRVEADLREEMGTAGVEVLLARAPQGRAAGVVSLLHEHPKDGYPWIGLLMVHGDQQRRGTGRLLAHLIENRFREQGRDAVRLAVLENNPTALAFWHSLGWQEIDRRLDVQHARPCIVMHKRLT
- a CDS encoding oxaloacetate decarboxylase, translating into MKTLLQGREIVLAPGAPDAITARLVEAAGFPAVYMTGFGATASRLGMPDIGLLSQTEMTEHARNMTRAVAIPVIADADTGYGGPSNIDRTVHEFLCAGAAAIHLEDQAMPKRCGQTSGVRLLDEDSSVKRLRCALEARGSADMLVIGRTDALPAEGIDAAIRRARLYQDAGADLVFVDGIKEISELEAVAAAVEGPKVVSVVDGNETTRLTATDLQELGFSLALYAVTALFTATRAVADALSHLRAAGTPAGGPPQHSYTEFSRLVGADFHTDLDDRFGG
- a CDS encoding LysR family transcriptional regulator: MELRTLRYFVAVAEERHFGRAAVRLHMSQPPLSRAIKRLEADVGALLFARSPSGVTLTPVGTVLLDEARALLAHADRVGVRVSAAAGVATVTVGILGDSTDPGVLRLAAAYRRSHPGIDIRIRATDLTDPTCGLRGGLVDVALTRAPFDETALMTRVLRTDPVGVVLRADDPLASRDGLRLAELSDRRWFQFPQDTDPLWQAYWNGGRPRQGSVVRAVQECLQAVLWNGTVGLAPLGYDLPAELAVVPLVDMAPSRVVVVWNEGDTNPLVRSFVEIATAAYHR
- a CDS encoding tetratricopeptide repeat protein, producing the protein MRAAFALSFRRLAQVALVKGDGLPPPDVELAGALDNLSRALGDLGLHTAALAQAREGVEIRRRQVASAPGGYEAMPADAVVNLAAHLLATGDTAGAMEHAHEGVALYRQLAAESPHGSGPDLANALGTLGLCCARAGRWAAAREAHAEATAVLGTPACPPQTTISWLGSQPTVRVRI
- a CDS encoding GNAT family N-acetyltransferase, which gives rise to MRPESTTLASPVPLTPPSRADVYTETVEGFGTLRFTPVDPAADCAVLHAWVVQERAQFWGMNGASRELVQEIYEDVDRRDTHHAFLVRLDDEPVALFQTYEPTEDRISECYQVQEGDIGVHLMLAPVTDRPRPGFSRTLVDALIRFTFRDPAVRRAVAEPDARNEKAVALLNRLGFVRQGEITLPEIDLPEVYLPAKRAVLAYLDRPAVLPPVVAVQP
- a CDS encoding PIG-L family deacetylase — its product is MTSRPLTLMAVHAHPDDEATGTGGVLARYAAEGVRTVLVTCTDGACGDGPGGVKPGEPGHDPAAVALMRRQELESSCDILKVSHLEMLDYADSGMMGWPTNDAPGSFWRTPVEEGAARLAELLRRYQPDVIVTYDENGFYGHPDHIQANRITMAALEMTGLTPKVYWTTAPRSMMQRFGEVMREFGDGQEPDPAEAAALAEIGLPDEEITTWVDTTAFGAQKFDALAAHASQGENIFFLKMGQERFTELMGVETFVRIQDTTGAAVPENDLFAGLR